The following are from one region of the Paenibacillus protaetiae genome:
- a CDS encoding FecCD family ABC transporter permease codes for MAAIEALRRRRAAFVITVLAVLIIITFLVSMNTGYIRLSPLDVLQTLFGMGTDKQSMILFDFRLPRIVTSVLIGMGFAISGCILQSLSRNPLADPGLLGINSGASLMVVLYISFIQMDRSGSVLIMPIFAFLGSMAAAVIIYAFSYKRHQGVIPTRMILAGVAIAQAINAAILVLTLRINPDQYQKIQIWIAGSINGTSWTYVAALLPWIVILIPYTVYKSRALNVLHLGDQLATGLGSPVGRDRLLLLGAAVGLAGACTAVGGGISFIGLIGPHLARRLVGPNHQQLLPASALCGGLIVMVADTVSRTISEIPTGIIVAVIGAPYFLYLLSKAK; via the coding sequence ATGGCAGCGATTGAAGCCTTAAGACGCAGACGGGCAGCTTTTGTCATAACCGTCCTGGCTGTTCTTATCATCATTACTTTTTTGGTCAGCATGAACACCGGTTATATACGGCTTTCGCCGCTCGATGTGCTGCAAACGCTGTTTGGCATGGGAACCGACAAACAATCCATGATATTGTTTGACTTTCGCCTGCCTCGTATCGTCACTTCCGTACTGATCGGCATGGGATTCGCCATCTCGGGCTGCATTCTGCAAAGCTTGTCGCGCAACCCGCTGGCTGATCCGGGTTTGCTGGGCATTAACTCCGGCGCAAGCCTGATGGTTGTTTTATACATCAGCTTCATTCAGATGGATCGGTCAGGTTCCGTTCTGATTATGCCGATTTTTGCATTTCTTGGTTCAATGGCGGCAGCGGTTATTATTTACGCTTTCTCCTACAAGCGCCACCAAGGCGTTATTCCGACACGGATGATACTGGCCGGCGTGGCGATTGCCCAAGCCATTAATGCGGCTATACTGGTGCTGACGCTGCGGATTAATCCGGATCAATATCAAAAAATTCAAATATGGATTGCAGGGAGCATTAACGGAACGAGCTGGACGTATGTGGCGGCGCTGCTGCCATGGATCGTAATTCTGATCCCGTACACCGTTTATAAATCCCGCGCGCTAAATGTGCTTCATTTAGGCGATCAGCTGGCAACCGGCCTTGGTTCGCCGGTCGGACGGGACCGCTTGCTGCTGCTTGGCGCAGCTGTGGGGCTTGCCGGGGCTTGTACCGCCGTTGGCGGCGGGATCAGCTTTATCGGCTTGATCGGCCCCCATCTGGCGCGCCGCCTCGTCGGCCCCAACCATCAGCAGCTGCTTCCGGCTTCGGCTTTATGCGGCGGACTCATTGTGATGGTTGCCGATACGGTGTCCCGCACGATATCGGAAATTCCTACCGGCATTATTGTAGCGGTAATCGGCGCTCCTTATTTCTTATATCTGCTTTCCAAAGCTAAATAA
- a CDS encoding FecCD family ABC transporter permease: protein MVTSERQIRKEMKGKTRPVTASLVLLLGAAALILIFGLSVSVGAADIKLSTVWQAIFHYDTNNTQHVIIQELRIPRSAAAALVGAGLAVAGAIMQGMTRNPLADSGLLGLNAGAGLALAICIAMAPGMSYMFIMAMCFVGAAAGAGIVYGIGSLAKGGLTPIRLTLAGAAVSALFMAVSEGIQIAYKIGQDVAFWQAGGVAGTNWKQLAAVGPWMIAAIVGSIIISRSITLLSLGEEVAVSLGQKTGWVKAVGLLFVLILAGAGVSIAGPIAFVGLLIPHLSRFWVGVDYRWIIPCSAIVGGVFMMLADIAARLVNPPSESPVGALIAIIGVPFLLYIARKQKGEA, encoded by the coding sequence ATGGTGACCTCAGAACGTCAAATTCGCAAGGAGATGAAGGGGAAGACGCGGCCGGTTACAGCCTCTTTGGTTTTACTGCTGGGCGCTGCCGCTCTAATCCTTATCTTTGGGCTGTCCGTATCTGTCGGCGCGGCTGATATTAAGCTTTCGACCGTATGGCAGGCCATCTTCCATTACGACACAAACAATACGCAGCACGTCATTATACAGGAGCTTCGCATTCCCCGCTCCGCTGCGGCCGCCCTTGTCGGCGCGGGTCTTGCCGTAGCGGGCGCCATCATGCAGGGCATGACGCGCAACCCGCTTGCCGATTCCGGTTTGCTTGGGCTTAACGCGGGAGCGGGGCTGGCTCTCGCCATTTGCATCGCGATGGCGCCGGGCATGTCCTATATGTTTATTATGGCCATGTGTTTTGTCGGTGCCGCCGCTGGCGCCGGAATTGTGTACGGGATCGGTTCGCTGGCGAAAGGCGGTTTGACGCCAATCCGGCTGACGCTGGCCGGCGCGGCTGTAAGCGCATTGTTTATGGCTGTCAGCGAAGGGATTCAAATTGCATACAAAATCGGCCAGGACGTAGCCTTCTGGCAGGCCGGCGGCGTAGCCGGAACGAACTGGAAGCAGCTTGCCGCGGTTGGCCCCTGGATGATTGCCGCAATAGTCGGGTCGATTATTATTTCACGTTCGATAACGCTGCTCAGCCTTGGCGAAGAAGTTGCAGTGTCCCTCGGACAAAAAACAGGGTGGGTTAAAGCGGTTGGGCTGCTGTTTGTGCTTATACTGGCAGGAGCAGGCGTATCCATCGCGGGACCGATCGCTTTTGTCGGGCTGCTTATTCCCCACCTGTCCCGTTTTTGGGTCGGGGTGGATTACAGATGGATTATTCCATGCTCGGCTATAGTGGGCGGCGTGTTTATGATGTTGGCCGATATTGCCGCAAGGCTGGTCAATCCTCCGTCCGAATCGCCGGTAGGCGCTTTAATCGCCATTATCGGCGTGCCGTTCCTCCTTTATATCGCGCGCAAGCAAAAGGGGGAAGCATAA
- a CDS encoding glycosyltransferase family 4 protein, translated as MSPTKVAFVTPGSFPIPSSKSSSVERVVEKFVPLLSPVIEPRIYGRASRNLSKKGKVANVICERYPASNKAVYTRLVGQAIRRFAPQIIQVENRPVMVTRLKAAHPGKRLWLNLHSTTFIGPRYISRKALRKSLLASDKIIVNSEFIRGEVEKRVPEAARRLRVVYPGVDTGRFISRFSPEGAWRREEQRLLKGLYGRKVVIFIGRLIPLKGVHHLLHIVPQLAMRHPELLVVIVGSPFYGSFRKTEYSLSLERLARRCHGTVRFVPYVPHPEVADWFLSSDIAVVPSGQREAFGLVNVEAMACGIPVVATSAGGMKEIIVDGHTGFLINPDLLEMELLERLDMLLRDTALREDMGRNSRQLVEQKFTWRHTAEQWLNVLHE; from the coding sequence ATGTCTCCCACAAAAGTGGCGTTTGTTACACCCGGTTCATTCCCGATTCCTTCTTCAAAAAGCAGCTCGGTTGAAAGAGTGGTAGAGAAATTTGTGCCGCTTCTATCCCCGGTAATCGAACCGCGCATCTACGGCAGGGCAAGCCGGAATCTCTCCAAAAAAGGGAAAGTGGCAAACGTTATTTGCGAGCGTTATCCCGCCAGCAATAAAGCGGTTTACACAAGGCTTGTCGGCCAAGCGATCCGCAGATTCGCGCCGCAAATTATTCAGGTGGAGAACAGGCCGGTTATGGTGACGAGGCTGAAGGCGGCTCATCCCGGCAAAAGGCTATGGCTTAATTTGCATTCCACGACGTTTATCGGGCCGAGGTATATTTCCCGGAAGGCGTTACGGAAAAGCTTGCTCGCTTCGGACAAAATTATCGTCAACAGCGAATTTATACGCGGCGAAGTTGAGAAAAGGGTGCCGGAAGCGGCGCGGCGCCTGCGTGTCGTATACCCGGGCGTGGATACGGGACGGTTTATTTCCCGTTTCTCGCCGGAGGGCGCATGGCGGAGGGAGGAGCAGCGCCTGCTTAAAGGGCTGTACGGGCGGAAAGTCGTTATTTTTATCGGGCGGCTCATTCCGTTAAAAGGGGTTCATCATTTGCTCCATATCGTTCCGCAGCTGGCGATGCGGCATCCCGAGCTGCTGGTGGTCATTGTGGGCAGCCCGTTTTACGGCTCGTTCCGGAAAACCGAGTATTCGCTGTCGCTGGAGCGTCTGGCACGCAGATGCCACGGCACGGTCCGGTTTGTCCCCTATGTGCCGCATCCGGAAGTAGCGGATTGGTTTCTGTCCTCCGATATCGCGGTTGTACCGTCCGGCCAGCGTGAAGCGTTTGGGCTTGTCAATGTCGAGGCGATGGCATGCGGCATTCCGGTTGTGGCGACATCGGCCGGGGGCATGAAGGAAATTATTGTAGACGGGCATACAGGCTTTCTCATTAACCCGGATCTGCTCGAAATGGAATTGCTGGAGCGGCTCGACATGCTGTTAAGAGATACTGCGTTACGTGAAGATATGGGCCGCAACAGCCGCCAGCTTGTAGAGCAGAAATTTACATGGCGCCATACTGCTGAGCAGTGGCTGAATGTGCTGCATGAATAA
- the asd gene encoding archaetidylserine decarboxylase (Phosphatidylserine decarboxylase is synthesized as a single chain precursor. Generation of the pyruvoyl active site from a Ser is coupled to cleavage of a Gly-Ser bond between the larger (beta) and smaller (alpha chains). It is an integral membrane protein.): MNRWIFRSMTELSSRKWISRLTGRFAQSKQSRAFLPRFVKIYGINVEEAEKPLEQYETLNEFFTRRLKDGARPVAGLPDAVASPVDALVTGIGPIHNGSLLNIKGQDYTIDELLKYSPRAENYRNGYYIVLYLSPTDYHRIHSPVDGRIVENERIPGKVYPVNDSGMRHMKQVLCRNERLITYIRHRSGELAVVKVGAMNVSSIKYAEPVREQVRKGDELAYFEFGSTVVLLAEQGTFTPRADLKHGTKVKMGELLGMLTAPSVSSLASAD; encoded by the coding sequence ATGAACCGTTGGATATTCCGCTCAATGACGGAGCTTAGCTCACGCAAATGGATTTCGAGGCTTACCGGCCGTTTCGCACAGTCGAAGCAAAGCCGTGCTTTCTTGCCCCGTTTCGTCAAAATCTATGGCATTAACGTGGAAGAGGCCGAAAAGCCGCTGGAACAATATGAAACGCTCAACGAATTTTTTACCCGGCGCTTAAAAGATGGCGCGCGTCCCGTCGCCGGTTTGCCCGATGCGGTAGCCAGCCCGGTGGACGCTCTTGTGACCGGCATCGGCCCGATTCATAACGGCTCGTTATTAAATATTAAAGGACAAGACTATACGATTGATGAACTGCTGAAATATTCTCCCCGCGCCGAAAACTACCGGAACGGCTATTATATCGTCTTGTATTTAAGCCCGACGGATTATCACCGTATCCATTCTCCGGTTGACGGACGGATCGTCGAGAACGAGCGCATCCCCGGCAAGGTATATCCGGTGAACGATTCCGGGATGCGCCATATGAAGCAGGTTTTATGCCGCAACGAAAGGCTGATCACTTATATCCGCCATCGCAGCGGAGAGCTTGCCGTTGTCAAGGTCGGCGCGATGAATGTGAGCAGCATCAAATACGCCGAACCGGTCAGGGAGCAGGTGCGCAAAGGGGATGAGCTTGCCTATTTCGAATTTGGCTCAACCGTTGTGCTGCTTGCCGAACAAGGCACGTTTACGCCAAGAGCGGATCTGAAGCACGGGACCAAGGTCAAAATGGGGGAGCTGCTGGGCATGCTTACAGCCCCTTCCGTTTCCTCCTTGGCCTCGGCGGATTAG
- a CDS encoding helix-turn-helix domain-containing protein gives MLHLQPDDYVLLPFSAKIVCEPMWKWAKRDKPLVNYDLFYVWSGEGEVELNGQTYAIGKGSCFLFRPGDHPTATHNPQRPLVLTYIHFDTKQEAADIPNRYRILQDTIDFESMLARYVRLFLVPTFAADEEAQLVLKQLMIHLLREDRQTPVEKKGSNQLSEAIHEIANYIKQNPGKAHRVEDLAARAQLSPRYFSMKFKEIIGMSVQSYMIRTRIDRAQHLLTYGGMNVTEVADALGYRDIFFFSRQFKQYTGKSPSETR, from the coding sequence ATGCTTCATTTACAGCCGGATGACTATGTACTGCTGCCCTTTTCGGCAAAAATCGTATGTGAACCAATGTGGAAATGGGCGAAGCGGGACAAGCCGCTTGTTAACTATGATTTGTTTTATGTATGGAGCGGGGAAGGCGAGGTTGAGTTAAACGGGCAAACTTATGCGATTGGCAAAGGGAGCTGCTTCCTGTTCCGTCCGGGAGATCACCCTACTGCCACCCATAATCCGCAGCGGCCTCTTGTGCTGACTTATATCCATTTTGATACGAAACAGGAAGCGGCAGATATTCCGAACCGGTACCGGATTTTGCAGGATACGATTGATTTTGAATCTATGCTGGCCCGCTACGTCCGATTGTTTCTGGTGCCGACTTTCGCCGCCGATGAAGAAGCGCAGCTTGTACTGAAGCAGCTGATGATTCATTTGCTGCGGGAGGACCGGCAGACGCCGGTGGAGAAAAAAGGCAGTAATCAGCTGTCGGAGGCTATACACGAAATCGCCAATTATATTAAGCAAAATCCCGGCAAGGCGCATCGGGTTGAAGATTTGGCAGCGCGGGCGCAGCTGTCGCCGCGGTATTTTTCCATGAAGTTTAAAGAGATCATCGGCATGTCGGTTCAATCTTATATGATCCGGACCAGAATTGACAGAGCGCAGCATTTGCTCACGTATGGCGGGATGAATGTGACGGAAGTCGCCGATGCGCTGGGCTACCGGGATATCTTTTTTTTCAGCCGCCAGTTCAAGCAATACACGGGAAAAAGCCCTTCGGAAACACGTTAA
- a CDS encoding aminotransferase class I/II-fold pyridoxal phosphate-dependent enzyme: MNPLAQQLNETLKQENPHVHEMLSGLGKQIYFPKEGILSQSAEAKTKAKKFNATIGIATEGGQPMHLKVIQDNLNAYNPKDLYEYAPPAGKPELRTVWRAKMIKENPELEGKSFGNPIVTNALTHGLSIVADLFADAGDAVVIPNKNWENYELTFGIRRGAQIVEYPLYNEQMQFNSEGLRQALLAQKEKGKAIVVLNFPNNPTGYTPGPQEGNQIVAAIREAAEAGINVVAVTDDAYFGLFFEDSLHESLFGKLSDIHPRVLAVKVDGATKEEYVWGFRVGFLTYASDSDKVLNVLEQKTMGIIRATISSGPHPSQTFVLEALKSPEFEAQKAEKFDIMKRRANRVKQLLDSGKYGDSLPYYPFNSGYFMCLKLSGVTAEQVRNHLLDEYGIGTIALGETDLRVAFSCIEEEHLEELYDSIYKAVQTLSK; encoded by the coding sequence ATGAACCCACTTGCCCAGCAGTTGAACGAGACACTTAAACAAGAAAATCCGCATGTGCACGAAATGCTTTCCGGACTAGGCAAACAAATCTATTTTCCTAAAGAAGGCATCTTGAGCCAATCGGCTGAAGCAAAAACAAAAGCAAAAAAGTTTAATGCCACAATCGGTATCGCAACCGAAGGCGGACAGCCGATGCACCTGAAAGTCATCCAGGACAACCTGAACGCCTACAACCCTAAAGACTTGTACGAGTATGCCCCGCCGGCAGGCAAGCCGGAGTTGCGCACGGTTTGGCGCGCAAAAATGATTAAAGAAAACCCTGAGCTTGAAGGCAAAAGCTTCGGGAACCCTATTGTCACGAACGCCTTGACACACGGCCTCAGCATCGTTGCCGATTTATTCGCAGATGCCGGAGACGCGGTTGTCATTCCAAATAAAAACTGGGAAAACTATGAGCTTACGTTCGGCATCCGCCGCGGCGCACAAATCGTAGAATACCCTCTCTATAATGAACAAATGCAGTTTAACAGCGAAGGGCTGCGCCAGGCGCTGCTTGCGCAAAAAGAAAAAGGCAAAGCGATCGTTGTCCTGAATTTCCCGAACAACCCGACCGGATATACGCCAGGACCGCAGGAAGGCAACCAGATTGTCGCGGCAATCCGTGAAGCAGCGGAAGCCGGCATCAATGTGGTGGCCGTTACCGATGATGCTTATTTCGGATTGTTTTTCGAAGATTCGCTGCACGAGTCGCTGTTCGGCAAGCTTTCCGACATCCATCCTCGCGTCCTTGCCGTTAAAGTGGACGGCGCTACAAAAGAAGAATATGTATGGGGCTTCCGCGTAGGCTTCCTCACTTACGCATCGGACTCGGATAAAGTATTAAACGTGCTGGAGCAAAAAACAATGGGCATTATCCGCGCCACCATTTCGAGCGGTCCGCATCCGTCCCAGACGTTTGTGCTCGAAGCGCTGAAATCGCCGGAATTCGAAGCTCAGAAAGCAGAGAAGTTCGACATTATGAAACGCCGTGCCAATCGCGTGAAGCAGCTGCTCGACAGCGGCAAATACGGTGATTCGCTTCCGTATTATCCGTTTAACTCCGGTTACTTCATGTGCCTCAAACTGTCCGGCGTAACGGCTGAACAGGTCCGCAACCATCTGCTGGATGAATACGGCATCGGTACAATCGCGCTTGGCGAAACGGACCTCCGTGTCGCGTTCTCCTGCATTGAAGAAGAACATCTGGAAGAATTGTACGACAGCATTTATAAAGCGGTTCAAACGCTGTCGAAATAA
- a CDS encoding ABC transporter permease yields the protein MAGRLGAMAFYVLFVLLIGLQLGSIRSVHRHSVWRHVYPLPDSKRQISLIRVDRAVFFICACLLWLPAGIPLLVHGLAVPAAAAFIAAAAYIGLLRPGNVQRKLKREAEEDE from the coding sequence ATGGCTGGACGGCTGGGGGCAATGGCGTTTTATGTCCTGTTTGTGCTGCTAATCGGCTTGCAGCTTGGTTCTATTCGCAGCGTCCACCGCCATTCCGTCTGGCGGCATGTGTATCCGCTGCCCGACTCGAAGCGGCAAATCAGCCTTATTCGGGTTGACCGGGCTGTTTTTTTCATCTGTGCATGTTTGCTCTGGCTGCCGGCTGGCATTCCTTTGCTAGTACACGGGCTTGCCGTTCCGGCGGCAGCTGCGTTTATTGCGGCAGCTGCTTATATCGGGCTGCTCCGGCCGGGCAATGTCCAACGGAAGCTGAAGCGTGAAGCCGAAGAAGACGAATAA